CCCTGTTGCATTTCACTTAAAATGCTTTTAACCAAAACATTAAGCAGCTGGTGTCACATTATATCAGGAGCAAGacgaggcagtggcagtgtagCTGATGCAGAGGCAAGGCTTAGTTAGCCCCGGAGTCAGCAAAgagcaacaggaacaggacTGGAAATTTATGGCCTGAATTAACCCAAGCCAAAACTCCCAACCCTATCGCtatcccccatccccatccccatccccatgcccatCCCCATTATAGAGATGATGAGTTGCTGCTCCACTGAAGAGGAGTCTCCTCTAATGAGTTGAATTATTTCACCGTCTGGCTGGGGGAGAAGGTGAAGAAGCCGCTCCGTGACTCCTGAAGAAGGGGAATCCATATGTATATGACTGACTCCTTAAGAGGGAGCTCTGTGATCTGGAATGCCTTTAAAAGAAGAGCTCCACTCAGATGAGTGAACAAAGAAGGAGGCTCTGCTCAATAGCTCAAAGTACTGCCAAAGAAAGGTACTACTCACCATGTCTCCATGTCAATGCGCTCTCAAATGCCTAATCCCAAAGAAGACTTTCAACAGCACAGGCACATATGCATTTTGATTCCCTTGATGTGCATCTGCAAGGGTTTCCCATGCCATTCTCCTGATTAGAGCCCACTAGATGTAAGCTTCTTATGGGATTCCCCTTCTACCATTTCCCCATTTGTTGCCCAATGAAGGTGAAGCCGGTGACGactaattttcatttaatttaaaatgctAAATTCAAATAGTAGGGCGATTTCTTGCCCTGGCGCAAACACAATACCACATCAAACAGCCAGCCCATTCAGCCatcagtcaatcaatcaatcattcGTTCGGTAAGGCAAGAcccaaaacaaatttcatttcgttgCAGCTTGACCCCTGACTGTCCTGGACACTGGCCTGGACTGGTTTAATGGATGGATTTCCCGACTGGTTGAATGGGTGCACCTTCATTTGCCctatttgtttattaaaattaaattttgcatAATAAACCAAACGAAAAATTGGCTTggcctttgtttttgctgctgatGCTAATGCTGATGGTGTCCGCCTGCCAGGCAAGAATTTACTTTTACTTAGAGCAGTCGAAAGGCTTTGAATAATTGATGAAATCGTCCATGAATTGGCCAGTCATGCACTTTAAGCTGATGCACACACCACACGTACACTGTGCATGTCGAGAGTCTTGTGTCCTGGGTCCCTGAGTacctgggtcctgggtcctgggagGACCTTGCACGCACATATGTAAATCAGTTGTGGAAGGAGTCAGTAGGGCCAAGGCCACCTGCAGGGAAAGTCACTTTAAGATGAGAACTAGATCTTCCAGGAATGAGCTCTGGGAATCGGGGTCGGGTCTCCTATGCCCATTCGCCTCATCGCCCCAGCTTATTTGGCACTAATTTATCCGTTTTGTAGTCCATAACTCAAGTCTCAATCTTTTGTTTAAATAAGAATGAACTCAGACAGGGGACAAGGGCCtaaggcagacagacagcggacagcggacaccggacagcggagagcggagagctgGGAGGAGGAACTTCTACTGGTTACTGGCTACTGGTTACTGGTCTACGGTGTTGTctaactgcagcagcagcaagcaccATCATCAGCATGATTAATTGATGAAAATCCCTTTTACCATGCAGGATAATAAATTACAATACATGGACGTACACGGACGCGGACGGACACGGTTGGACACAGGTGCGGCAGCACGGGGCGGACGTGCAGCATGTGCCGCAAATAGCCGACAGGAAGAGGCGGCATATGGGGCAGGCTTTGATTTGGCACGCAGCATGCATATGCATGAAAGtgtgctgctctgctctctgtctgtctgtctttctgtggCTCTCTCTATACACGGAATTAAGCTCTacggtggaggcggcggcatcCGTTGCCGTATCCATTCCACGGGCCAGGACGGCGCTGACGCGTTGCCTGCTTTCCAAATTAgcttaatttcatttaaaaggATACAGCGTTGCAGcaaaagagtgaaagagagaaatGGCGAAATGAGAGGGCAAGGGTATGGCTGGGCATGTTTGATATGAGGGAAACCGGAAAAAGCCGAGAAAATGCTATCTGAGCCAGACGATGCAACCCCTCGTGCTTGGCCTTTGACAATGAATGGCTGATGGAATGTGGGGCACACATGCCGGGACGGAGGAAGAGGGCATCAGATAGTCATCAGACACTGCCACACTGGCACTTTTTCCCCCGCACTTCCTGTTCCAGGTCtctatgtctgtgtctgtgtatgtgtctgtgtctgtgtgtttatAATTCATTAGTTTGCTAAATATATTTCCGAGCTTAATTGGGTAGTAAAGCACACGGACTAAGCTCATAAAGCAGAGCCAGCaaggcaaacagcaacagcaacagcaacagcaacggcaacggcaagcGGCAACAGCGGCGAGTCCTTGACGAGGTCTGATTAAGCCAGtcggaaggaaggaaaagcCATAGCCGGCGAAATGTGGCAAATGAGCAGGAATTCACACTCACACTGCGGATCCATACGTGTGcatgtacgtgtgtgtgtgtgagtgtgtgtgttcattTTGCGCAAATTGCTAACCAGATTGCCTCCTTTAAAAGGATATAGAAAAGCAACCCAACCAGCAGAGAGCAAAACAAGTGGGGTCACATCCTTTAAGTAAGCAGCAaatttgcaacattttgcaaATGCAATACTTGACTCcagttttggtttttcattAACATTCATCCATTTCCGTGAGTCCCACAAGCAACCTTTTATCTGTTATATTTATGTGTTTTATATAATCAGGCGACCTGCACCGTTCAACAGTGATTTTTATCCAAAAGAAGCCTCTTCCTTCTTCAGCTTTCCAGATTTTTGATCCTTTTCATGAAGCTTAGTTTCAAAAATCGTTCCCGATGCTCGCTATCACCTGTCAGTTTCTTACGAATCATAAAGCTATTTAATAATACAGTAGACTTCTTGGCTTGGAAGACTCTTATTAAGAAAATCCCCTTCTGCAAGTCCTCTTTAATGCCCATATCACTGTTGGAgacgaaatttaatttgcaaaacGTGTCTGCACTTCGGGTTATATCATAGTACAATTTTTACAACGATCCTGAGGCTCGTTATTATATTAACACGATCTTCCTTACACTAGCTCCACCTTAGCTTAacttaatacaaaaaatcTCCATTTAATATATGGCTTTTTCATTAGTTTATAGAAAGTTTATAGAaacttatttaaaaaaattttttatttcgatTGGTCAAACTACTAGAAAActttataataaaaatgtatgtctgaaaaaatatatttcctctCAGTCATGCTACGGTTTTCGCAAATTATTGCAATTACGATTTCGCAAAACGCGTACGAATTGTAACCCATGTGCTCCTGTCTTGCAATATTTCGCAATCGATAGTGTTTCATTCCCAAATTGTTGTTTGATATTTCACATAATAAAGaaatgtgtttttctttttgaaattgaaattgaattgccTTCGTTGTGGCAATCGCAGTATATAAAATCAAAAGAATATGGAAAATTTGTGAAAGAACAAACAACATCTGTAACACAGGTCAAATAACTAACTAACTATTGATATCGAGGGAACTATTGATAATTTTCAAGGGAAATTCGcaatttgctgttgttttgctTTATTTAGCTGAAGTAAAATTTGAGGTGTCATTAGAAATACGTATTTTGAATATATTAAGATCTAAAAGTTTACATTTTCGAATAATATAAAATCAAAACATCAGcaaatatgtttattttttccgCTCATAAAAATGATGTTATGATCAAAAAGTTAAAATCAAAAAGTACATATGTTCTATGTGCAATTTATTAGTAATTTATTAGCTCATAAGCAACCGGTTTTAAATCATACAAAAATCTTTCAATTTGTGTCAGTTGTGTCTTATGGTTCCTGGAAAGGCCTCGAGATCCCCATTGCTGGCAAAAATACTGGTTCATGTGAGAAAGAAAGACCCTTTTAATCCGGGTATAGAGCCAAAAAAGGATCCTAAAAAAACGACAAATACCAGCAGAGTTACATCTTGCTTGACTGCAAGGTATGAGGCAAAGCAAATTCATTATGCAAAAAAGCACTGAAGTTGGCCCAGAGAATATTTGGGGTGAAGAAACTAAAGAACAATAAAGATCTTTGGGGTATCCTACATTATTCGTGGATCAGTATCCCAAGGGTAAGATGCGGAAATTCGGCGAACTTTAATGCCGAGATATTTTTAAAACCAAATACTTTCAAACAATATACTCAAAAGAGGTTTCGGTTTTCAATTTTACAAAATAAGTCAAAGATCCGCCCAAAAGTTCGCTAAAGATTTTTAACATTTCGCATAACTATTTCATAGTTTTCCAACCGCTACAGAAGCTATTGAAGGTACCTTGACAATCAAAGGAAATGTAAATACGTTTGTTTGTATGTATACTCATAAAATGATCTGAAAGAAGCAATAGAAAGATTCTGTCAGTCTCGTATAAGAGCATATGTATGGTATATTGTGAATTAGTACATATTTCATGTGATGTCTATGCTGAATCGATACTTAGAGGTTGAAATGTCTTTCAAATCACGAGTAATAcatgaatatttttttgatttccaGCTGGATAACTAAATTTTTTACAGCAAATGTTCAACAAACGATCCCCCATCCGAGCAGAGTTCTATTGGACATGACGACTGCTCTTCTCATAAATGTTATTCCGTTCTCCGTTCCTCTGTTCCTCCGTTCTTCGTTCTAGAAACCACCGCCCACTCAGCTCCATTCTGTCCCATTCATGCGGCGACGAGCGAAAAGCTGTAAATGATAAAAGCTTATCTGGCAAATGTTACGTCGACAGCCGGTCCGCCGACAGCTGACTGCCAGCGACCTTTGTCCGGTGCTACTAAGTGGAGGGCAGGGGGCTCGGTTGTGTGGGGGCTATGGTGGGGCTGTGGGTTGTGGATCGGATCGTTATGTGAACCGGTTTCGGGTAAGCACAAGATCAGACAAGTAATTAGTCCAAGACCAAGCCGAGTCCAAGATCTACAGTGGACGAGAAATACGTAGCTCTCCAAtgactctccctctctgatgTCTCTCAGGttgggtttttatttgtttttctcagAAATGCTCCCATTTCCATGAGCACTGCACCTATGATTCTTCGTCAATGTAAACTTATGAAGAAATCCGTTGcgaaaatgaattgaaattcAGTAAAGCAGCAGAAAGCAATCCGAGACGagacgaaaaagaaaaacagaattGCTTATTCCGCAAACGCAGCAATCGATCGGGAAGCTTGAGTGCTGATCGCTGACGCTGCGGCTttgttcttaatttttcatctAGTATTTGTACTTGTTGTTTCTCTGGGTTGCCAGTCGGTGCCCCGGTCGGTTGCTAAACAgagaaaacagcaacagaaccCGACGTGCGTTTTGGCGATATGATATTTACACATACAATATTGGTTATGGCCATATAAAGCAGGGTCTCCGATAAGATAGCGGAGCCCCGAGCAATCGGAAATGAGTAGAACAGAATGTTTAAGGCAAATTTATAATGTATAGTCGACTCTATCTATAGCCATGACTATCCCTGTGGCTATCCGTGTGACTATCCCTTCGATTCGTGGCTTTAACATTCGGCTGGACATTTTATCGTGAATCATTCACTCACACCTGAACGTAAGTACGCGGCAGAAGCGGATGCATGGGAAACTTTGTACTTtgcctcacacacacacactcacacacatgcGGACACATAttgaggcagtggcagtggcgaaATCTGTTCCGTGCCCCCGAAGTGTGAAATGATGTCACTGTCGGCTGATTGAACAAAGCACGAGCCGCGATCGCACAGTGGGctcaaaaacggaaaaatacatataagaACATTTTTAGAAATATGAAATGCAGGGAAAGGAGAGAGAAGATTTCATTTAAGATTTTCTATTGGTTGATGTCTATTTTCTGGTAAACTAAATCCTTCTCTCATTGATCTAACTTTCACATATCAGTCCATTCGTAATTGATAAACCAATcattgaaatggaaatcatTGAATCGATAAGACAATTGATGTAGCTCCCTGGACGTTACTGAATCCTGGGAGTGATCCAATTAATGATCTACACTTCGAATGGGCTCAAACCACTGTACTCTGGTCCCGCCAGCAATCGTTTCGCTGTGGGGCTTCATTTCGTGGCGACAAGTCGGATTCATTCACTCGCCGAAGCGCACTCGAAACGGGCACAGACGGGCTCCAATCTCGAACCCAGAACCAGAACGcagccccagtcccaatccGCGATCACCGATCCACGATCCACTGCCAGCATGAACCAGTACGCACTGATGGCCGTGTGCCTGATGGCCGCCCTGGGGGCCATCCTGCTCGAGGTCCAGGCCAACCCCAGCCCCGCTGTAGCGACTCCCCAGCTGAGTCCCAGTCAGCTGGGCGGACTCTCGGCCCAGTTCCTGCCACCGGAATACCGCAACACAAACATCAGCGTGGGTGAGTTATATGACGGACCAGAGGCATGCGGATCGTGTTGTTAATCAGAAACTGTATGTTCACAGAGGACCTTAAGCGGATGTACCGGGAGAAGTGCAAGAAGGTGACGGGAGCGGAGAATGCGACCTTCTACCAGGAGATCGAGAAGGCGGCGGCCAAAATGAGCGCCTGCATCAGCGGCGTGGCCAATCTGACTGCCCTCCAGGCGGAGATGGAAGAGGCCAAGCCTTTGGGCGAGCTGGATACCGTCTTCCACAAGTACTGCCTGCGGGCGCCCGAGGCTGAGGCTTGCGTCAAGGAGTTCAACGAGAAGATGCAGGTGTGCCTTACCAGCGAGGAGAAGCGCCAGCAGGAGACAATAGCGAGAATTGGAGCATCCCTCCTGGGCTTTGCCTGCTCGAGGGGTGGCGACCAGATCGCTCTGTTCGTGGCCGAACAAGGACCGGAGTGCCTGGAGGCCAACAAGGATGCAATCAGCAACTGCCTGAACCGCTCCTTCCACCAGTACATCCCCAAGGACGGCCAAGTAGCCGACCTCATGAGTCGCCCCGAGCTGCTCTTCTCGCCCACCCACTGCGTCGATCTGCAGAGCTTCGAGGCCTGCGTCCTCCACCACCTGGAGCAGTGCTCCGAGATCACCCCCGCCAATGTCGTCCAGTCCATCTTCCGCTTCGTGAAGAACGAGACGGACTGCCAGGCCTATATGGAGGCGCGCGCTAACGAGCGGCCCGTCCTCCTTGCCgcccgcagcaacagcactgGTGGCGGTGCCAGCGAcctctccacctccaccaccctGCTGGGTTCCCTGGTTCTAGGCCTCACATCCCTTCTTATCCGCCACTGAGGAGCCAGAATACCACCATTAGCACCCCATTCCCCTCCCGCTATAAGTACATATCCGCGGACCGATAAAGAAATCTTTTATAGTATTTCGGCGAACTTCAACGTCAGCCCCTCCTTAGTggttatattttgtatttttttttatttctttctgtTTGGTCAGTCAGCGATTGCGATAACGATAGCGATAACGGGTGGCCGGATAATGGTTCCCCTGCATATGTGCTACCACCTTATTatgtattacttttttttttctaccgTAGTGAGTATTGAGAGTATTGGTACCATATAATTTAATGTCTCTTAAGGAATTGCTCATAATAAACGAGAGATTACTGAAAACAGGCACGCTTGGCTCTCAATCGGAGGACTGTCCAAGGTTGTTGCGGCGTCGGACACATATCGAATGATCGGTGGAATTTGAGAATGGTTTTTGAAAGTTTACTCTTCTCCAAGAGAATTCTCAGCCCTGCAATCGTTCTTTCCTTGGAGGCTGGAAAACTAAAAGATTATCAGCTGTAAAAGAGtccataagcgaacggacaTCATTCTGGGCGAATGAAACGAACAGGGATCATACCTCACGGCTGATTCTGAATGAATTCTTCTCAAATTTCATTGACGGAAAGATGAGCGAAAGTGAAAGGAATTTGGGGTGAAAGGCAGCGTTATGCTGAAACAATCTCTGTAAAAAAACATTCCATGAAGTATTTTGGTGCGTTCCAATCCATTTTGTTACCATTTAACATTAATGAAAAAGTGCATTTAAATTTGCGCACCGCTTCCGATTTCCGACTTGGACTGACGCATATCTgtccatatgtacatatgtacatatgtatgtatgaatcaCGCGAGCGGTCACCCTCTTTTTAGTTTACTTGTCTGATAAGATACCCGTGCAGCCCCTACTCTTGTACGAATCCCAAGAGCCTACTTTCGCTGATCGATGGTGCGTGCGCTTCCCCCTCGAGCTTATCATGGGAAAAAAGCTTTCACGAGCAGCCCCATATGGTGGACGAAGCCATAGATCCAAGGCATACTCACGGGCTGAGCTTTGGCACAGTGGGTGTCTGTCTCGGCTCTCCGTTCGACAGAACGTGGTATCAGGTGATAACGCGTGGTGTGCCACAATAATAGCCACACAACATAATCGTAAATGAGGTGCTTATCGTTGTCATAAATGTGTGCTAATGAGCGGGCTTAGACTTGAGTAATTAAGGGGAATCTGTGGCCAAGTACGAGTATAATACCATGTGCTCTAATCGCTCCTGCAGAAAAGAGTTATCAGATTGTTTTAAGTgggcgagagagaaagagtggctGTCCGGAGGTTAAATTGTTGCTTCCCATAACATTTTTTGGGTAGCCATTATGAGTCAGTCATCGTATTGGCTTGTGTGGAAATTTCGGCATTTCAGCCAtacaaaaatgtttcaattacTGTAATTTTTGGTATCAAAATTGTAAATGAGAATCATAAATTAATCAATGTTTAAAGCACACTGAAGTGTTTAATTTTGCCACATCTTATCCAAAACAAACAAGGGAGAACGTTGAGCACTCTCTCTGAATACTAGGCGCACATAAGGACGAACATACGGACAAAcagactcggct
The sequence above is a segment of the Drosophila pseudoobscura strain MV-25-SWS-2005 chromosome X, UCI_Dpse_MV25, whole genome shotgun sequence genome. Coding sequences within it:
- the LOC4816077 gene encoding 27 kDa hemolymph protein, with protein sequence MNQYALMAVCLMAALGAILLEVQANPSPAVATPQLSPSQLGGLSAQFLPPEYRNTNISVEDLKRMYREKCKKVTGAENATFYQEIEKAAAKMSACISGVANLTALQAEMEEAKPLGELDTVFHKYCLRAPEAEACVKEFNEKMQVCLTSEEKRQQETIARIGASLLGFACSRGGDQIALFVAEQGPECLEANKDAISNCLNRSFHQYIPKDGQVADLMSRPELLFSPTHCVDLQSFEACVLHHLEQCSEITPANVVQSIFRFVKNETDCQAYMEARANERPVLLAARSNSTGGGASDLSTSTTLLGSLVLGLTSLLIRH